From Zhongshania aliphaticivorans, one genomic window encodes:
- a CDS encoding NADH:ubiquinone reductase (Na(+)-transporting) subunit F encodes MSLFSFLKPSSKRVTVMPAGVSFEVKPGQSILEAGLAAGYAMPHSCTVGTCGTCKCKLAEGKVRELTNFAYVLEAEELQSNVILTCQAALKSDAVVEIPNFELKHLTPPEDFEGEIIKCEDLTHDTRKVTIRLDRPVKFDAGQYLQVHHEEIFGARSYSFAMAPEEEGCQEVELFIRNVPGGEFTGMLFADKLAGVKVAIHGPAGNFWLRDGRGPIICVGGGSGLAPIVSLLEQAAKQPHGRPCVMFFGARSQADLYCLDRIQKIGEAWDGAFQFVPVLSDEPEDSDWQGLRGFVNTAIEPVAGQYLSADTQVYLCGPPPMIDAVTATVLELDIVEKNIHADKFLDASHGISRQD; translated from the coding sequence GTGTCATTATTTTCATTTTTAAAGCCATCTTCCAAGCGGGTTACCGTTATGCCCGCCGGGGTGAGTTTTGAGGTTAAGCCCGGACAATCTATTCTGGAGGCGGGTTTGGCCGCCGGTTATGCAATGCCTCACAGCTGCACTGTAGGCACCTGTGGCACGTGTAAATGTAAGTTGGCTGAAGGCAAGGTTAGAGAATTAACGAATTTTGCCTATGTCTTAGAGGCAGAGGAGTTACAAAGTAATGTGATTCTGACCTGTCAGGCGGCATTAAAATCAGATGCAGTTGTTGAGATTCCCAATTTCGAATTGAAGCACCTAACGCCGCCAGAAGATTTCGAGGGCGAGATCATTAAGTGTGAAGACCTGACCCACGATACCCGTAAGGTAACGATTCGCCTCGATCGCCCCGTTAAGTTTGATGCGGGGCAGTACCTGCAGGTTCACCACGAAGAGATCTTTGGTGCGCGCTCGTATTCCTTTGCCATGGCGCCAGAAGAAGAGGGTTGCCAAGAGGTCGAGCTCTTTATTCGTAACGTGCCCGGCGGTGAGTTTACCGGCATGTTATTTGCCGACAAGCTAGCCGGTGTCAAAGTGGCGATTCATGGCCCCGCTGGCAACTTTTGGCTGCGCGATGGTCGCGGCCCGATTATTTGTGTTGGCGGTGGTAGTGGTCTTGCGCCTATTGTGAGCCTGTTAGAGCAGGCGGCCAAGCAGCCTCATGGCCGCCCCTGCGTGATGTTCTTTGGTGCGCGCAGTCAAGCTGATTTGTATTGCTTGGATCGCATTCAAAAAATTGGCGAAGCTTGGGATGGCGCCTTCCAGTTTGTGCCAGTGTTATCTGACGAGCCTGAAGACAGTGATTGGCAGGGCTTGCGCGGCTTTGTTAATACCGCGATTGAACCCGTTGCCGGGCAGTATTTGTCTGCAGATACCCAGGTCTATTTGTGTGGCCCGCCGCCGATGATCGACGCGGTGACGGCAACAGTCTTAGAGCTCGATATTGTTGAGAAAAATATTCACGCGGATAAGTTTTTAGATGCCAGTCACGGTATTTCTCGCCAAGACTGA
- a CDS encoding aldehyde dehydrogenase family protein, with the protein MNSLSDISVPSGKMLIGSDWCDAYSGETLSVENPANGEIFTSIAAGGAAEIDAAVKAARKTFESTAWSRMRPIDRSRLLEQVALKIEAHAEELALLESFDNGKPKHLAMMVDIPSSVEVFRYMAGWCTKIYGKTLPISGDGRQYHAYTLRQPVGVVGAIVPWNYPLPMASWKIASALAAGCTVVLKPSEVTSLTTLRLAELMLEAGVPPGALNIVTGVGEVAGEALITHPDVDKIAFTGSTPVGKHILRSSANDLRRVSLELGGKSPTIIMPDADLDKAIPDAAMAIFFNSGQTCFAGSRLLCHESIYDVVVAGINEVAKNLPIGAGQDPTTMIGPVVNKKQRERIENYIKIGQEEGAERISPEGDVPGQGYFVKPTILSGASADSRVFNEEIFGPVLTATKFSTEEEAVKLANQSQYGLGANLYCKNVKTAHKMAAAIHAGTVWINTYFVVDAAMPFGGFKESGIGREVGEDGVLMFTESKSVCALLDD; encoded by the coding sequence ATGAATTCCCTTAGTGATATCAGCGTGCCCTCGGGCAAAATGTTAATCGGTAGCGACTGGTGTGACGCCTATAGTGGCGAAACCCTGAGTGTTGAAAATCCCGCTAATGGTGAAATTTTTACGTCTATCGCTGCCGGTGGCGCAGCAGAAATTGACGCGGCGGTAAAGGCGGCGCGCAAAACATTTGAATCGACGGCGTGGTCGCGGATGCGTCCTATCGATCGCAGCCGACTATTGGAGCAAGTTGCACTTAAAATTGAAGCTCACGCTGAAGAGCTGGCCCTGCTAGAGAGTTTTGATAACGGCAAGCCCAAACATTTGGCGATGATGGTCGACATTCCCTCGTCGGTTGAAGTATTTCGTTATATGGCGGGCTGGTGCACAAAAATTTACGGCAAAACCCTGCCAATTTCTGGTGATGGTCGCCAGTACCACGCCTATACTCTGCGTCAGCCTGTCGGTGTAGTGGGTGCGATTGTGCCCTGGAATTACCCTCTGCCAATGGCCTCCTGGAAAATTGCATCAGCGCTCGCTGCGGGTTGTACAGTGGTGCTTAAGCCCTCGGAAGTGACATCATTAACTACCTTGCGTCTTGCTGAGCTTATGCTCGAAGCGGGCGTTCCACCCGGTGCCTTGAACATTGTGACGGGGGTGGGTGAAGTCGCTGGCGAAGCCTTAATTACTCATCCAGACGTTGATAAAATTGCCTTTACCGGCTCTACACCGGTAGGTAAGCATATATTGCGTAGCTCGGCTAATGACCTGCGCCGGGTCAGCTTAGAGCTGGGCGGTAAGTCGCCTACGATTATCATGCCAGATGCCGATCTCGACAAAGCCATACCCGATGCGGCCATGGCGATCTTCTTTAACTCTGGGCAAACTTGCTTTGCCGGATCGCGTTTGCTCTGCCACGAATCAATCTACGATGTGGTGGTGGCTGGTATTAATGAAGTTGCCAAAAACCTGCCGATTGGCGCCGGCCAAGATCCGACAACCATGATTGGCCCCGTGGTGAATAAAAAGCAACGTGAACGCATAGAAAATTATATAAAAATTGGTCAGGAAGAGGGCGCTGAACGCATTTCGCCAGAGGGTGACGTGCCAGGACAAGGTTACTTTGTTAAGCCCACTATTTTGTCTGGTGCGAGTGCGGACTCGCGAGTGTTTAATGAGGAAATATTTGGGCCGGTGCTTACGGCAACCAAATTCAGCACCGAAGAAGAGGCTGTGAAATTAGCAAATCAAAGTCAATATGGCTTGGGCGCTAACCTGTATTGTAAAAACGTTAAAACCGCCCACAAAATGGCGGCAGCAATCCATGCTGGAACAGTGTGGATTAACACCTATTTTGTGGTGGATGCGGCAATGCCTTTTGGTGGATTTAAAGAGTCAGGTATCGGTCGCGAAGTCGGTGAAGACGGCGTGTTGATGTTTACCGAGTCTAAATCCGTTTGTGCTTTATTGGACGATTGA
- a CDS encoding NAD(P)-dependent alcohol dehydrogenase, translating to MQITAAVSRSAGADFTIEKLELEDPRADEVLVRIVGVGVCHTDIAARDQAIPAEMPIVLGHEGAGIVEKVGAGVTSVKPGDHVVLSYTFCEKCAPCDHDHHNYCQQFAPLNFVGIRADGSKALSDSAGSVSSHFFGQSSFASYALCYENNVIKVRDDAPLELLGPLGCGIQTGAGTFMRSMACEAGSAVAVTGGGAVGLAAVLGAVVQGCETIIVVEPHENRRKLALELGATHVIDPMAGNMTEAIRAIVPNGLNYALDTTGKNVVFAGLVAAMAAAGTIGIVGVPSTEDDAMLKLDVLNLLLCGIKVKGICEGDADPAEFIPVMVNLHMEGKFPFDKICDFYSFNEINQAVADQHSGKCVKAILKL from the coding sequence ATGCAAATAACAGCAGCAGTAAGCCGGTCGGCCGGAGCAGACTTTACGATAGAGAAGTTGGAGCTTGAAGATCCCCGCGCAGATGAAGTGCTTGTTCGCATTGTCGGGGTTGGCGTGTGTCACACCGATATCGCGGCGCGAGATCAGGCGATTCCTGCGGAAATGCCCATTGTACTCGGGCACGAAGGTGCGGGAATTGTTGAAAAAGTAGGTGCGGGCGTGACGTCGGTAAAACCGGGCGATCACGTGGTGTTGTCATACACCTTTTGTGAAAAGTGCGCGCCCTGCGACCACGATCACCACAACTATTGTCAGCAGTTTGCGCCGCTTAATTTTGTCGGTATTCGTGCAGATGGCTCTAAAGCGCTTTCAGATAGCGCGGGTTCAGTAAGCAGTCATTTCTTTGGTCAGTCGTCTTTCGCGAGCTACGCACTGTGCTATGAAAACAATGTGATTAAGGTGCGTGATGATGCCCCTTTGGAGCTGCTTGGCCCCTTAGGCTGCGGTATTCAGACCGGCGCAGGTACATTCATGCGTTCAATGGCCTGTGAGGCGGGTTCTGCGGTTGCGGTCACCGGTGGCGGAGCAGTGGGTCTTGCTGCCGTATTGGGCGCGGTGGTGCAGGGTTGCGAAACAATTATTGTTGTCGAGCCCCACGAGAATCGCCGCAAGTTGGCGCTGGAGTTGGGCGCGACGCACGTTATTGACCCAATGGCAGGTAATATGACCGAAGCTATACGGGCTATTGTGCCAAACGGCCTTAACTATGCGCTCGATACCACAGGCAAAAATGTGGTGTTTGCTGGACTTGTGGCAGCCATGGCTGCGGCAGGGACAATAGGAATTGTGGGTGTTCCGAGTACTGAAGACGATGCAATGCTTAAGCTGGATGTGCTTAACCTCCTGCTTTGTGGCATAAAAGTTAAGGGAATTTGTGAGGGGGATGCCGACCCTGCTGAGTTTATTCCCGTTATGGTTAACTTGCATATGGAAGGCAAATTCCCATTTGATAAAATTTGCGACTTCTATTCATTTAATGAAATTAATCAAGCAGTTGCCGATCAGCACAGCGGAAAATGTGTAAAGGCAATTTTGAAGTTGTAA